The DNA window GCCGCGCGTCACACCGCGGCGGATGTGCGCTTCATGCAGGGCATGATCCATCATCACGCCCAGGCGGTGGCGATGGCGGCGCTGGTCCCCGCGCGGACGACGCGCGAGGACTTGCGCGCGCTCGCGGCCCGCATCGACGTCTCGCAGGTGGATGAGATGGAGAACATGCGCCAATGGCTGCGCACCCGCGGCGCGCCGTTGGCACTCCCGGCGACGACCGTCGGGCACGAAGCGCATGGCACGCACGCCTCGGGCACGCCGATGATGCCCGGCATGCTCTCCGCCGGGGAGATGGACGCCCTCGAACGGAGCACCGGCGCAGAGTTCGAGCGGCGATTCCTCGCGGGAATGATCAAGCATCACGAGGGGGCGCTCGTCATGGTGCGCGAGCTGTTCGGGACGCCCGGGGCGGCGGAAGAGACGGCGATCTTCTCGTTCGCGAGCGACGTCGATGCCGACCAGCGTGCGGAGATCGCGCGGATGCGCCGACTGCTCGCCGCCCTCTCTCCCGGCTGAGCGCCGCTACGGTCTGACGGTCTGGATCTCGACGTGCGACGCCCGCTGCGGCGTCCGCCAGACGCGATGCGTCTGCGCCCTGAAATCCTCGGCCTTCGCCTCGAAGATGTTCGGCACCCAGGTCTGTGGATTCCGGTCGATGATCGGGAACCAGCTGCTCTGCACCTGCACCATGATCCGGTGGCCCTTCAGGAACCGGTAGCTCTGCGAGTGCAGGTCGATGGTGAAGGGCGTGACGGCGTTCGGCACAAGCGGCACGGGGCGCTCGAACGACTGGTGATAGCGGCCGCGGAAGACCTCGTTCGCGACCATCAGCTGGAAGCCGCCGAGGCGGAAGTTCGGGGTGTACTCCTCGGGGTAGACGTCGATGAGCTTGACCACCCAGTCGGCGTCCCGCCCGGTGGTGCTGGCGAACAGCTTCGCCGTGATGTCGCCGGCGAGGACGACCTCGTCGGTGAGGGGCTCGGTGACCCAGGAGAGGACGTCGGGTCGCCCCTCGACGAAGCGTTGGTCCTCGAGGAGCCAGGTGCTCCAGCCGGACCC is part of the Gemmatimonadota bacterium genome and encodes:
- a CDS encoding DUF305 domain-containing protein, giving the protein MIRGAALALALACVVAVTGPLSAPVAAQTAQTVPAARHTAADVRFMQGMIHHHAQAVAMAALVPARTTREDLRALAARIDVSQVDEMENMRQWLRTRGAPLALPATTVGHEAHGTHASGTPMMPGMLSAGEMDALERSTGAEFERRFLAGMIKHHEGALVMVRELFGTPGAAEETAIFSFASDVDADQRAEIARMRRLLAALSPG